The window tttttatccttTCTCTGCAGGAGCGGGAACACGACAGcgaggatgaggatgaagatAAATATGCAGATGACATCGACATGCCCGGTCAGAACTTTGACTCCAAGAGACGAATCACAGTCAGGAATCTACGTATCAGAGAAGACACAGCCAAAGTAAGGAACATGTCTGCAATCACAGGCCTTTTCTCTGCTCTGAGCTATTGTTTTTGCTCCCACTGTGGTCAAACCTTTAGATTTTGGTGTGGTGGACCGTGTTCTGTTGCCTCTAATGTCTAGTGAATTGTTGCTTTAACCCTGAGGCAACCAATAATTTGAACTTCTACTGTCCTTGTCTCATAGTACTTGAGGAATTTGGATCCGAACTCGGCGTACTATGATCCAAAGACTCGAGCTATGAGAGAGAACCCGTACTCCAACACCGGCATGAACCCCGACGAGTAAGTTACTTTGTTTCCTGATTGGTCAAACATTCTCAGTGGCCttgaatgataataatattgaaTGTAACAAAGCTGTTTTGTTTGACAGAGTGGGGTATGCTGGAGACAACTTTGCTCGCTATTCTGGGGACACAATCACCATGGCTCAAACACAGTGTAAGTCACTGAGATATTTTCCAGCTTCTTGTGCATGTATTTGTACGGTAGCGTGTAAATAATGATAATTCCTTTATCTTGTGACAGTGTTTGCCTGGGAGGCCTACGAGAGAGGCTCTGAGGTGCATCTGCAGGCCGACCCCACCAAGCTGGAGCTGCTCCACAAGTCCTTCAAGGTCAAGAAGGAGGActttaaagagaaacagagggatgGCATCCTAGAGAAGGTACGCAGCTAAAATCTTTTGTTAATAGCATTTCGCACTGCAAAATGGATCTGGAAAATCTAGGCTACAATCTGTCTCCGAGTGCAACTTCGTTTTTTAATGGAAGCAGAGACACGTCATCAAGAGTTCAATATGTATCTCACAGCCCATAGTTGCACAGTATACAGGAGGTTTACGTATTCGTTCTGGCTGAGGGCTTCATTgatgatgtttttgcttttgtgcaACAATCAGTATGGAGGCGAAGAGCACTTGGATGCACcgccacgggagctgctgttggcCCAGACGGAGGACTATTTGGAGTACTCTCGTCACGGCGCTGTACTGAAGGGGCTCGAGAAGGCCGTGGCTCGCTCCAAGTATGAGGAGGACGTGCTCATCAACAACCACACTGTAAGGACACCGGGGAGACTGTCAAACTactttttgacacattttgtttgCATTATTCTAAAATAATCTTCTTTCTTCAGTGTATTTGGGGCTCCTACTGGAAGGATGGCTTCTGGGGATACAAGTGTTGTCACTCCATGGTCAAACAGAGCTACTGCACAGGAGACACTGGAGTTAGAATTGTAAGTGGATGTACTAACAGGGATCAAGGGCACTTTTACGTCATAGTTTTTTAACttacatgctgtttttgttctctttgtAACCTGAAGAGCAACACAGACTGTGTGCCATTTGAGGAGGGACTGGCTGAGCctcaggaggaagaagaagcgcCCAAGTCTCTGCTGGAGGTAAGCAACTTTTAATGATTATATGCATGTTTtaattttcagtgaaaatgtagATGTAATTCTACTGTTTATAATCTCCAGATGCATCGAGATAAgttgaaggagaagaagaagaaaaagaagagcaaaaagaacaagaaacaCACCTCTGACAGCAGCGATTCCgaggatgaggagaagaagaaagagaagctgAAGAAGGTAAAGTTATTTTTGTGTTCGTCTGTCTGTATCTCCAGTTTGGCTCATTTCTTTGTGGCTGATCTCCAACCTGTTTCCTCCTCCCAGGCACTAGAAGCAGAGGACAAGTGGGTGAAGCACGTAGACGCAATAATGCAGATAGATGAGAGGAAGAGGCCGTACAACAGCCTTATGGAGGTGAAGGCgcccacagaggaggagctggaggcctTCCGCATGAAACGCTGCCGACCAGATGATCCCATGGCTTCATTTTTGGGACAGTGAGCTGTTCTTCATCCCTGCAGACACCCCTCAAACCTCCCCAAGGACTCTAGAGGACTCTACCAGAGCTGCTGCTCGGTGGAAATAAGCCTCATCTTGTAAACCTACAGCAGGAGCTTCTGTTTGATTTACAGACGTGACAAAATTGGTGTACATCTTTTGTCCATTTCATTTTGcaaactttgtgtttttgatgctGCGGGCTGATAAAGCATAAGTGACGAGAGTTTTTGAGTTCTACTTAATCAGTTCCGCAGTAAAATGTTGTAAAATTTACAATTTTCTTAGATCTGGCAGCCTCCCTCAGTTGTAATAGTTATTTGAGGATGATAACTACTTTTACTGGgattaatgcatttttataataaaatatatatttgtctGAATGTTTTGTGCTTGtgtaaaaagtatttattttatttacatagaCAATGAACATTGATTAACATCACTGTTAATGTTTTAGGGTTATCAATAGGGCTGCCACTAATGATCTCTTGGCTGATACCGATAAGGTAACTGATAATTagatttctttgtatttttaaaagaagtCCCTAATCTGAAGTTTATGCATGGGTTGAGggtaagaaaacattttgtttcacaaAAGATTAGAGAAACCAGAAATGTATATGTTCTATCTCCTTTTTGTAGCTACTGGTAGGATCTCACTTCAGTGTCTCATAGGTGTTAATGTCACTAGGCAGATCAATGACTTTGGTATGGCGGTCTGCTGTGCacttaaatgtctaaatatTAGTGTTGGGCTGCACTCTGCTCATTTATATCGACAGTAATGTCGAATGTAACAATGTCTTTCCTCTGTGGGACATCACAGTAAAGgtactgcatttttaaatgtcttcattttGTCAGCAATCAGAAACACTGATACCGATAGTCAGAATGCCGAATGTCAATAATTAGGTACTTATAAAACCATGGAAACACttctgttaccatggaaactcTCTGTAGCCATGGAGATAAACTGGTAACCATGGAGACACGTTGCAACCATGGAAACGCATCCATAACCATGAGGAAGTGTCTGTAACCATAGAGACACGCATGTAACCTTGGAACCACGTCCGTAATCCTGGAGACATGTCTGTAACCATGGAAACGCATCAGTAACCATGGAGACACAACGGCAACAAATGACGGAAGCAAATTATCAGAATTGCTTGGGATTCAATTAATAGTTTACAACTAATTGATTCATTTTTGCATGTCTAGTTaccaaaaatatttttcaatcaTTACAACCCAGATGTTAAACTATCCACCTGAAATGATGGTCATTTATTAAGTCATTAATGACGGATAGAGAAGCATTGTGTGACATACGAATATGAAAGTAACTGAAAGAAGAAATGAATAATATTTTGTTCAGGTTTTAAACGAGTCATCTGTTGTTACAATTTGCAAGGAACAGATCTCAGCTTTATTAGATGGATGTACATTGTTTCATAAATAGCAGTGGGGTTGCACGCGAGTCAAATCTAACAGTAAACTCAGTCAGGAAGTGTTTTGGAGATCACTGATGTTTGATATCAAATACTTTTTGTCACTGTCACACAAGTTAAATATTATTCCAACTCATTTGAATTCTTTGGTGGCTGCAGGATTTTGTGATCACACGGAAACCTGCAACACAAAATCAGTTTATGTAAATTGTATTCACATGGTTCCAGTTAAAGGTAAATGCAGTAGAGTGCTCGGTTCCAGACACTGCCTCACCCAACAGCTGCAACATTTTTATTGGTCTCTCAGCTATCAGCTTCGCGATAAACACATCTGGTAATATTCACAGTGCATTTTATAAACTCCTGCAGACCACCTTGTGCGGTTTGATTCTGAACAAAGCTGTAACTGTTGACTTTGTTCTCTATATTTTATCGTGTCTGTGATATAGTGTCCTGTTTTCCCACAGTGTGAGCGTGAACACTCAGTGCGTCACCACTTCAGCTGTACAACACCGCTGCACTGACTTGAATATAATGACATCATGGTGAAAGTATTTTTTGGCAGTGTAAACAGGGCGGATGTTATGGACCGTGATTCACTGGGCTGCACGTTTCTCTGCCGCACGTCTTTTGCAGAATGAAATCTCACCGATTATTGGAAAATCATGTTAGGAGAGTTTGTGCACTCTCATGCAGAAAAAGGACTTGgacagagctgaaaaatgccCATGGGTCATAATTTCTCAACTGGTAAGTTGTTGCTCCATGTTTTTGAAAAGGCTGGTTCACACCCTTCACAAAACCATGCCTTTAACGCCAGTTTTTGCTTTGATTTGTGCATCATTTACGgattatttatgtgtgtatcTCTCATCAGACATTGAGTCACAGTTTGTTACTGACCACAACATTTATACAATAACTGCTCAACATGTTTTTCCTCTGATTCTAGTAGTAGATAATATGCATGTACTCTCTGCTCTCCTTTTCAGACTCTTTAACTGGGCACATTTTATGTTCTGTAAATCATCTGATTGTGACTCAAACCTGAAACAAATATATTGTTGTAAAGAGTTACTTTTTCTCTACAGGGACCATCATGCTCCAGAtatgtgtgatgttgtgtttgctgTCAGCTGTCTTCTCCCAGTCAACAAATGCCTCACTCAAGAAAGCTCGAAACATCACCATCCACTCCTCCCAGCTGGTCTGCAGCCTGCCAGGCCCAGCAGGTCCTGCAGGGAACCCTGGAGCACCTGGATCACCAGGGTCCATGGGTCCTATGGGTCCCCCTGGGAAGGATGGCCCAGACGGGAAAGATGGAGCGAAGGGCGAAAAGGGACAGGGAGGTATTTACTCACTGACTGACTCTCTGCTGTTGTAATTTGGCTGCCTTTAACAGCTCaaacaacatgtttaatattgttttaCCAAAATTATTCATCATGGTTTGTATAAGAATTGCTTAGAAAcatgattttgtgtgtgtgtgtgtgtgtgtgtgtgtgtgtgtgtgtgtgtgtgtgtgtgtgtacatatacatatacatgtactATATAACAGGTGAGACATAAATAACAGTAATTTAAGGTCCTTTCTGTCAGATCTCACCAACAAGGAAGTATAGCCAATGTCAACAGAACAAATGGTTGAATACATGTTAACCTGATACACTCCAGTGCCAAAACTAGGAGACAGGTTCCACCAGAGCAGACAATAAACTGCGAGGTATAACATGAGATTGTGGTGCTTTTTAGTCCTTTTAGTCCTTCATCATTTTGTATCTGTTATCAGGTGATCCAGGGAGGCCCGGGAACCAAGGCAAGCCAGGTGTGACAGGGCGTGAAGGTGTCATTGGCAAGGCTGGACCTCGAGGACTAAAGGGACTTCGAGGAACACCTGGGACGGCTGGAAAACAAGGACCAAAAGGAGAGCAGGGTGACAAGGGTGAGCAAGGAGCTCCTGGAGGCTGCAACTGTGGCAGTACAGCCCGATCAGCCTTCTCAGTGGCCGTGACGAAGAGCTACCCCAAAGAGAGACTGCCAATCCGATTCAGCAGGATCATGCTGAACGAGGGAGGTCACTACAACGCCAGCAGTGGAAAATTTGTCTGTGTCATCCCCGGGGTCTATTATTTCACTTATGATATCACTCTGGCCAATAAGCATCTGGCTATCGGGCTGGTCCACAATGGACAGTACAAAATCAAGACGTTTGATGCAAATACAGGGAACCATGATGTGGCATCTGGTTCTACTGTCCTCCATCTACAGAAGTCAGACCAGGTGTGGCTGCAGATCTTCTACTCTGAACAGAATGGACTCTTCTTTGACCCTTTCTGGACAGACAGCACCTTCACGGGCTTTCTTATCTATGCTGACCAGGACTATCTCACTGAAGCTGATAAAAAAGCTAATGCTCAGGATGGAAGTTAATATTGTCACcctgaaacatgtttattttatccCAAGAACTTGTAATTCTTATCattttgataa of the Sparus aurata chromosome 18, fSpaAur1.1, whole genome shotgun sequence genome contains:
- the slu7 gene encoding pre-mRNA-splicing factor SLU7, whose protein sequence is MTEEATTNPATSSEGIVGLDEPKKMTREDWRKKKELEEQRKLGNAPAEVDEEGKDINPHIPQYISSVPWYIDPSKRPTLKHQRPQSEIEQQYSSIGEWYKRGVREGSVTTKFRKGACENCGALTHKKKDCLERPRKVGAKFTGTGIAPDEHSQVSLDLDYDGKRDRWNGYDPEEHQRIVEEYAKVDLAKRTLKAQKLQDELASGKLDQTEREHDSEDEDEDKYADDIDMPGQNFDSKRRITVRNLRIREDTAKYLRNLDPNSAYYDPKTRAMRENPYSNTGMNPDEVGYAGDNFARYSGDTITMAQTQLFAWEAYERGSEVHLQADPTKLELLHKSFKVKKEDFKEKQRDGILEKYGGEEHLDAPPRELLLAQTEDYLEYSRHGAVLKGLEKAVARSKYEEDVLINNHTCIWGSYWKDGFWGYKCCHSMVKQSYCTGDTGVRISNTDCVPFEEGLAEPQEEEEAPKSLLEMHRDKLKEKKKKKKSKKNKKHTSDSSDSEDEEKKKEKLKKALEAEDKWVKHVDAIMQIDERKRPYNSLMEVKAPTEEELEAFRMKRCRPDDPMASFLGQ
- the c1qtnf2 gene encoding complement C1q tumor necrosis factor-related protein 2 encodes the protein MPMGHNFSTGTIMLQICVMLCLLSAVFSQSTNASLKKARNITIHSSQLVCSLPGPAGPAGNPGAPGSPGSMGPMGPPGKDGPDGKDGAKGEKGQGGDPGRPGNQGKPGVTGREGVIGKAGPRGLKGLRGTPGTAGKQGPKGEQGDKGEQGAPGGCNCGSTARSAFSVAVTKSYPKERLPIRFSRIMLNEGGHYNASSGKFVCVIPGVYYFTYDITLANKHLAIGLVHNGQYKIKTFDANTGNHDVASGSTVLHLQKSDQVWLQIFYSEQNGLFFDPFWTDSTFTGFLIYADQDYLTEADKKANAQDGS